A window of Actinomadura viridis genomic DNA:
GGAAGTGCCGTGATGACCGCTGGTCGCCGACCTCCACAAGGTTTCGAGCCGTTCGGCGCTGAGGGGGGAGTCCGCGAGCAGCCGCGCGTCGTGGACGTACTGCTGGAGGCTTGAGGGGTCCTCCTCCCGTGCGATCTCCTCGATGACGGCGGTCGCCGAGTCGTGGTACTTCCACCACAGCTGCACGAAACTCCCGCTCGCGACCGTGGTCAGGCCGAAGTCGTCATCCCTGTCATGCACGCCGCCCTCGGCCTCCTTCCGCCCGGTGAGCCGCCGCCCCTGTCACTCCGGGTACGCGGTATAGACATACCACCCTGGCTTGTGCCCCTTCGCACGCTTGAGAACGATCCTGTACCCGTTGCCCGCGGCCTTCTTCGTCCCGTCGGAGAGCATGACGTCGCCGAGCGACCCGTCGCCGAACCGCCCGCGCAGCTCGAAGGTGTCCTTGGCCTGGCCCTTGCCGACCTTGGCCAGCCAGTTCTGGATCTTCTGCTGGTTCGCCGGGTCGTCGAGGGCGTGATCGATCACTTCCTCGGCCTTCTGCCGGTTGGCCCAGCGGCTCGCCCTGTTGGACGGGTTGTTGGGGGCCTGGGCGTGCCGGAGCAGTTCGTCGTCGGTGGCGTTGACGTGGTCCTTGAGCGTGTGACCCTGCCTGAGCGGGTCGGCGGGACGGGGTGGCGGTTGCGGCTCCTCGTGCTTGTCCAGGTCGCGGCAGTTGTGGACGAGCAGGTTCAGGCTCCCCGCCGCGACGTAGTAGGTCTCCAGGTCGTCGACGGTGAGGTTGTAGACCTTCTGCGCGCGCTCGTACCTGCGTGACTTGAGCACCATCACGGTGCCGCCGCCGGGGGTGACCAGCGTGTCGCCGAACACCAGGCGGCCGCCGTCGATCCAGTCGTCCGTACCGGCGACCCAGAAGGGGTGGCCGGAGGTGGCGGTGAGGGTGGCGGTGGGGCCGCCCAGCCGGCCGTCGAGGTCGACGGTGAGGTCGACGAGGCGCTTGCGGCCCTCGCCGACGATGCGGTCCGTGACCGTCCGGACGCCGGCACGCCCCGTCTCCGGGTCGGCGGCGTGCACGCGGTCGCCGACCCGGACCTTCTCGATGGGTCTTCGACTCCCGTCGGCCATCAGGACCGGGGTGCCCGGCGGGAAGCTGTTGGGCTGCGGCTGCTTCTTCCTGCACGCCTCGATGGCGTCGTCCAGCCGCGACTTGGCCGCCTTGCGCGCCGCGCGGGCCTTGTCCAGCCGCCGCTTGAGGTCCAGGAACCGGTCGACGAGCTTGATCACCTTGGGGATCGCCTTGAGCAGCTTCCCGATCTTGCCCCAGGGGACCAGGCCGATCAGCGCCCACGCGCAGTCGCCGAAGTTGGGCTTCTTGACGCAGTTGATGATGTCGCCGGCGATGAAGTCGAGCCCGAGCGCCCCGATCTCCTTGAGCAGGTCGAAGTTCGCCCACTCGTTCTCCAGCGACTGGGCGTCCTGGTCGGCCTTGCCCGCGGCGGCCCTGGCCTCGCGCAGCTCCCGCTCCTCCGGGGTCTCCCCGACCGGGGATCCGGACACCTGCGGGGTGGCCGGGGCGGAACTCGGCCCGCCGGAGGGCGTGCCCCCGGAGGGGGTCGCCCCAGGCCTGCCGTCCTCGCAGTCGTTGTCGCGCGTGACCATGCACACGGCCGAACGGATGCTCGCGGTGACCTGTTCGGGGATCGCCACCACGGTGACGGCGCCGGCGACCGCGGCGATCAGCAGGATCACGCCGATGTACGACAGTGACCCTTCGCCGCGATCCCCCAACCGCCTCAGCATCTGAGCCCCCTGCTCATGCGTAAGCGGTAAGCCAACCAGGAGCCGTTCCCTGCGGCCAGGGCCCAGAGGCCCAACCGTGGCCCCAACGAGGCGAGCCGGTGTGCGGGGCGGCGGCGACCCGCCCTTCCATGCCTCGCCGGCGCGATGGCGGGAGGTGCCAGGGGTGTGCGACCACCATCGTCCAACTCGGCCCTTGCCGGGCGGAAGGGGGCGTCCTTACGGTCACGGCAACGACCGAACGGGTGAGACATGCGCGTCTACAAGACCCTCCTGCCGCCCCTGGTGGCGACGCTGACGCTGACGGCGGGGACGGCCGCGGCGCCGGCCGCCGCCCGGCAGCGGCCCCCGATCCCCGAGCCCACCGAGAACTCGTGGCAGATGCGGCACTGGCCGCAGACCCAGCCGTGGCAGCGCGCCCAGCGGGCGCGCACCTACGCGGCGGGTGCGCCCAAGCCGATCGACCCCCAGGACTACGAGTTGCCCGACACCATGACCTGGGACGACTACAAGCCGGTCCCGGGCACCTCGTGGGCCGACCCGTCCAGGAAGGGGTCCATCAAGAACTTCAAGGGCGCCGTGGTGCTGGTGGACTACCCCGACCAGCCGTTCGTGGTGACCCAGGCCGAGAACTCCACGCTCTTCGGCAACCCCAGCCAGGTGGGGAACGTGCCGCGCGACCAGGTCGCCCGGTTCTACCAGGACTTCCTCAACAAGCCCCAGGGGCTCAACAACGGGCACACGCTGCACGAGTACTGGATGGAGGACTCCGGCGGGCGGTACGGGGTCGACCTGACGGCGTTCGGCGCGTACCGGATGCCGGCCAAGGACCACGAGTACGGCGTGGACTCGATGCAGGGCGGCACCGGATGCCCGTCCGGCGACACCTGCAACCGCAACATCCGCACGGACGCGCGGGCCGCGTGGGTCGCCGACGTGGGGGAGGAGAAGGCCGGGGAGTTCGACTTCGTCTTCTACCTCTCGGCCGGGCAGGACGAATCGTCCACCTGGGAGGAGTTCGGGCGGATGAAGTTCGCCTCCAAGGAGGACGTGCCGCCCGAGTGGGGTCCGGGGGACTCCGGGCTGCCCAACTGGGTGAAGACCCGGTACGTGGACTGGACGTCCTGGGCGGCGGGCTCGACCATCTGGCCGAACGCCGTGACGGGCAGCTCCACCCAGGCCGAGAGCAGCGGCATGGGGGTCTTCGCGCACGAGTTCAGCCACATCTTGGGCATCGGCGACAACTACAACAACCCCTACGGCGTCCCGGCCCGCCGCGCGTACTCCGGGCCCTGGGAGATGCTGAGCCGCGGCAGCTTCAACGGGCCCGGCGGGCCGCACAGCCGGTGGATGATCCCGGCGACCGGAGGCGGCTCGATGGGCGCCCAGCACATGCTGCGCAACAAGCTCAAGCTGGGCATCGTGGACACCGAACGCGTCCTGCGGCTCGACCGGGACGCCCTGGCCGCGTCCGGCGCCGTCGTGGCCAGGGTGACGGCGCGCGCCGCCGACCCCGGTGAGGGCCTGGCGGGAATCAACCTGAAGCTGGGAACGGGCGGCGACAGGAGCCCGGCGTGCGACACCACGAAGGACGCCCTCTGTGACGGCGGCGGGTACGACAACTACACGCTGGAGGTCGTCGACCGGATGGGCTTCGACTCGTTCACCCCGGACTCGGGCGTGCTGCTGGCCAAGACCAAGGACCGGGACAGCGCCCCGTTCATCTGGGTGAAGGACGCCAACCCGCAGGACATCGACAAGGTGGACTTCGTCCTGCCGGACGGGACGCCGCAGAAGCTGACGATCGGCGACTACCGGCAGCTGTCGGACGCGCTGTTCCACGCGGGCAACGACTCGGGGAGCGAGTTCGAGTACGTCGACGAGGCCAACCGGCTGCACTTCTACGTGCTCGACCTCGAACGCGACCGTCAGGGCGTCCTCTCCTACACGGTCGCGATCCGCTCGCTGGACGGTGCGGGCCCGCAGCGGCGCGGCGTCCAGGTCGGCAACGGCCCGGCGCGGCGGGCCGGGTCGGGCTGGGTGAAGTGCACGGTGCCGCTGCGCAACTCCGGCCAGGGCGGCGGCGGGCACCACGCGTCCGACGTGTACCGGCTGACGGCGTCGGTGTCCGGTAAGGGCTGGACGACCTGGGTGCCGAACTCGCTGGCCACCGCCAGGGCGGGCGAGCGCACCTCGGTCGAGGTCTGGGCCAGGCCGGGGGCGGGCGCCGCCCGCGGGGCCGCCCTCCAGGTGAAGGCGGTCTCGGAGAGCGACCCGGGGAAGTCGGACACCGGGACGTGCCGCCTGGCCTGATCCGGCCGCACCCCTCGGCGGTGATCCGGGCCTGCCGTCCGGCCCTATCCGGTCTGTCCGACTGGACGGGCGGG
This region includes:
- a CDS encoding RNase A-like domain-containing protein; amino-acid sequence: MLRRLGDRGEGSLSYIGVILLIAAVAGAVTVVAIPEQVTASIRSAVCMVTRDNDCEDGRPGATPSGGTPSGGPSSAPATPQVSGSPVGETPEERELREARAAAGKADQDAQSLENEWANFDLLKEIGALGLDFIAGDIINCVKKPNFGDCAWALIGLVPWGKIGKLLKAIPKVIKLVDRFLDLKRRLDKARAARKAAKSRLDDAIEACRKKQPQPNSFPPGTPVLMADGSRRPIEKVRVGDRVHAADPETGRAGVRTVTDRIVGEGRKRLVDLTVDLDGRLGGPTATLTATSGHPFWVAGTDDWIDGGRLVFGDTLVTPGGGTVMVLKSRRYERAQKVYNLTVDDLETYYVAAGSLNLLVHNCRDLDKHEEPQPPPRPADPLRQGHTLKDHVNATDDELLRHAQAPNNPSNRASRWANRQKAEEVIDHALDDPANQQKIQNWLAKVGKGQAKDTFELRGRFGDGSLGDVMLSDGTKKAAGNGYRIVLKRAKGHKPGWYVYTAYPE
- a CDS encoding M6 family metalloprotease domain-containing protein, with translation MRVYKTLLPPLVATLTLTAGTAAAPAAARQRPPIPEPTENSWQMRHWPQTQPWQRAQRARTYAAGAPKPIDPQDYELPDTMTWDDYKPVPGTSWADPSRKGSIKNFKGAVVLVDYPDQPFVVTQAENSTLFGNPSQVGNVPRDQVARFYQDFLNKPQGLNNGHTLHEYWMEDSGGRYGVDLTAFGAYRMPAKDHEYGVDSMQGGTGCPSGDTCNRNIRTDARAAWVADVGEEKAGEFDFVFYLSAGQDESSTWEEFGRMKFASKEDVPPEWGPGDSGLPNWVKTRYVDWTSWAAGSTIWPNAVTGSSTQAESSGMGVFAHEFSHILGIGDNYNNPYGVPARRAYSGPWEMLSRGSFNGPGGPHSRWMIPATGGGSMGAQHMLRNKLKLGIVDTERVLRLDRDALAASGAVVARVTARAADPGEGLAGINLKLGTGGDRSPACDTTKDALCDGGGYDNYTLEVVDRMGFDSFTPDSGVLLAKTKDRDSAPFIWVKDANPQDIDKVDFVLPDGTPQKLTIGDYRQLSDALFHAGNDSGSEFEYVDEANRLHFYVLDLERDRQGVLSYTVAIRSLDGAGPQRRGVQVGNGPARRAGSGWVKCTVPLRNSGQGGGGHHASDVYRLTASVSGKGWTTWVPNSLATARAGERTSVEVWARPGAGAARGAALQVKAVSESDPGKSDTGTCRLA